In the genome of Hevea brasiliensis isolate MT/VB/25A 57/8 chromosome 14, ASM3005281v1, whole genome shotgun sequence, the window ttatccagtttagtcagcctgtcgtaggttacttgggcagtgtaatttattgaaataaattaagactattagtgattaaaaatattagaaatcaaataaatgagttaataagacttcaaagaattagttagaattatgaaatgatccaaaccacataaaaattgttaagtaaaatgtcaaaagagttgcaaaaataggtataacttaactaaatattttaaatgtaccttctattgccatataaatataatctgagtatttttattaattctgtatgttgtacattatcactgtgaattttggaattaaacgcttccaaagcgaaacaaatgagaacaaaagataattaatattagacacattgtattaaattaaattgattcttaaatattcaaattatgcttctttctttctttatttgtatattttattttcttgttatattattgcaccactaagcagcaatgcttagcgcgatggatttgttccctcgcgcaggtactttgactaagatttttggagtccagatctgcagaagtggctggagtattcaaggttgtcacctcctcagcaatgcatgtagatagggcccatatagatcatattttgtattttgtataaaatgctagatattgcattataatgtagattaggaataggtaattaatataaatgtgatgtaaattaataaattagctctttcatatgtaattagtttatacatcatgtaaattatgaaattttataattattttgtaaattatgtaaattaaagaaatttgaaaattttgctcattgaatttgagaatgtttacatatgaattgagtatgaatggaaatgtatggaaatgattatgaaattgaaatgtatggatgagatttgaaatatgagaaaattatgagaatgattgatgagataattatgattagcatggataagattttattttggaaatattattgaaattttcaaacaggtaaatagtaaaatacgtcaactggtaataaaataggggaaactgcGCTGGTTTCTCcgacgaaaaataattaatattaaaatataatgagatcaaattatgaaaggaataaagtaagataagatagggtgctccggcacctaatgtagcacactttgctcggttacactgtagtcgggtgaggggtgttacaatatcacTTATTATCGTCCAAACAATCAGCAAGTGAAAATTAAAAGAAACATCAGATCATTGATGTTAGTGAATGTTAGTTCATttattagctttttttttttttaatgacattAACAAATCTAATCCAATACACTTGTAAAGTCAATATTCAAATAGTTTGTTCATTTCGTTTATTAGCCAATTactattaaattatttagttagatattaaataataaatttagtcAATAATGTCCGATTCTAATTACATTTGTCCAATTAATACATTGTCATAATACTAATATTCTAATAAATTTATTAGTTATGTTGATATATgcgtataaaataaataattatgtgTGGGAagaatgatataaatttcacagGTACCGGCAAGTCTCAATTCTTAAAATTTGCTGCAAAATTAAGCAACCGATCTGTCATCACTACTGGGTTGGGGAGCACTAGTGCTGGATTAACATTTACTGCTGTGAAGGATGGAGGTAATTCCTATTGCCTTGAGCTAAATAATAGGTATAAACTTTGACTAGAGTGTTAGCAGGTTTGTTTATCCATTGATCTTCCACTTCTTCTGCAGCTTTGCTGATATGTTGAATTCTTGACATAATGTACATGGGGTAGCTTCTATATGATAGGGGTCTGTTTTGTGAGAATTGTGGTAAAAAAATTTTAGCACATTCTTGTTTCTAAATTGTTTGCATGGATTAAACAACTTTTTGGCTTTAGATAACACTTAATTTTATAGAGATCTCCATTATTTGCTCACccatttattgaaaatttttgcTATACAGCGCATGGATGATGGATGATATAAATCTAATGAGGGTTCGATTTAGTgctaatgaaattttaatttcctatcatcttTTTGTAGTCACTCTACAGAATCACCCCTTCTCTAGTCCAGTTCTCTTCATGTTATTTTCTTAACCATTCAATAGAATGTTCATTATATTGCTTAATTCTCCTTTAGAAACATGGGAGTAGAAGGATGCTGTAACTGAAAAACTAGGTAGCTTAACTTCATAACGGTTTTTTTCCACATTATCAAAGGTTAATATACATGTAAGCACTATTTAATTCTTATAAAAATTTATGCCTATcatatttttgatatttttcaaGAGCTATTATGTCAGCCAAAAAGTTGTTAAAGCTAATTTGTCACCTAAAATAGTTTTATGTGCTCTGTGTGCACTACTTTTTAGTTGATCTCAGCCATTAACTAGTATCTTATATATCCACTAGAGGAACTTTGCTTTTCATACATGAGTCTTTCTTGCAACTTGTATGAAAATAATGCAATATGTTGATCAAAGGACTAATTGTATTTGTCATCTGAATAGGAGAATGGATGTTAGAAGCCGGGGCCCTTGTTCTTGCTGACGGTGGCCTTTGTTGCATTGATGAATTTGATAGGTACTCTCTTCAAATGTTGGTGCAAAAACTACTATTCATTAGTTGTTACCAATGTTAAACTTTGACCTCCTATGCAAGTATTGGCTCACAGCCATCGTCAACATCACCATTGCCACCTTTTTCTCAGCAAATACGAATTTTGTATTGAGTGACTTTACTTATGTTCTATGTACATCAACTCTTGGAGGTGTTTCTTGCCTCCAATTACCAATAATTAGTTGTAGCTGTTGGATTGTTTATCCTTCTGCCCTCTTCTTAATCAAGACAATCTAGATGTTATCTGTATGCTTAGGGAAGCATTGTCAAATTGCTCCATCTTATTGTGATAGGAAgtagaaaaatttatgaaatcttGTTATATTTGGTCCAATTATATTGATGATGTTGTCACACACATGGACACTTGATTATTGGAGCAAAATCTTTCTCTTTATATGGTACTTTGGTTAAAAGTTCCCATAATAAAGATTCGCACTGGTCAACTATGATATTTGTTGATTCTTCTTCTCCATTTCTTTTCCTTATTAGTGTTTAATGTCAAGGTAAATTAAATTTTGTTTGGCAGTATGAGAGAACACGACAGGGCAACAATACATGAAGCAATGGAGCAGCAAACCATAAGTGTTGGCAAGGTTGCCCATCTATTTATAAGTTCTTCTTAAATGTCTTATATATTGTATGGAATCTTATTGGATTTTTCCCTGCATGTTAtctatctataatatatataaaagtacGAATAGGGGCTACACAAAATTACTAAAAAATCATAGACTTTTCTATTTGTCATCTTATTAATTTTTACCTTTTTctgaatttatataaatttcattaatctattttaattaatttttatttttaatatgattATTAAATTCCTAATTTTACTTAGAGTTTTCATAAGCTTATAATATGAAGCTGTTTGGCCAGTGCATAATTTGATTTGCAATATCCTTAGTATTGGGtttgtaaatggcttcatttggctaatttctcaatttcaaaagTGATACTTTATGTGCATCCCTTTCATGTAGTACTCCTCAGAGAATTTTGGATGCACTAATAACCAGTCAATAACTACTTGATGCCATTGGAAGCTTGGGAGCTGAAAGTATGCTTACGTGACATCTCATATCTCTTAGATACATGAACCCTTAAGCACCATCTAAACATGATGCTGAATTGAAGTGGCTCAAAAACACACGAAGGACAGAAGGGagcaagaagaaagaaaaaaatggataAGAAAAGGCAACTTAAATTATATGCCAGAAAGAGATGTATgctttaaatgaataaaaaaaagtaTATTGTATATTCACGTTGTTTCTTATGTGGTATATCTATTCTTGCAAATTCCATTTCTCCGTATATCATCCTTGATAATTTACACAATTTTCCATTGTGTGCTTGGCCTTAGCAGAATTACTGATAACATTTGTTTCTTTCCTTGTTTTCCAGGCTGGTCTTGTAACAACTCTCAGTACTAGGACAATTGTCTTTGGTGCAACAAATCCCAAAGGACAATATGATCCAGATCAAAgtatcactttcattcattaaatTCTTTAGTTTATTTATGTAAGCCATTTATAGTCGCTAAATGCAATTTACTCTTACCTGTTGGTGTAAAACTCTAGTCTTCCTTCTTGCTCTTTTCGGCATAGGAGGTTGATGTGAGACATAGTAATTTTCGTAAATTTATATTTTCGCTCTttgttctctctttctctctctctctcttgaaaTCATCAGTTGATTGGTCTATGCTCATGCACAGATAATTGTATTTGTCAATTCTTAACCAATTGTAGCTCTATCTGTCAATACTGCACTCTCGGGTCCATTATTAAGCAGATTTGATATAGTTCTGGTTCTCTTGGATACAAAGAATCCTGAATGGGATGCAGTTGTGTCATCTCACATTCTTGCTGATGTAATGTGCCATAATAATGTTGTTGAAATGATTTGCTGCTGTCTCATGAAGCAGTTGCATGATCTAAAACCTGACTTTTTTGTGAAACCAATTTTCAGGAAGAATCAGACAAAGGCGATCACAATGATGATTTAGCAAACATTTGGACATTAGCTATGCTTCGTAGGTAAATTTGTTACTTTGGTTCAATGACCATTTGCTTATTGCTGAATGGCTGATCTCTTAAAGAGGGCTTTGAAATGTTTGTTTGCAAATAAATGATCTGAAATGGATCTATCGTagcaaaaataatttttcttgacTTCTGAATATTAGCATGGTCATGTGGGCCAAGTGTGTCAGAGGGAGGGTCAACAGGAAGGTCATGTTCTTAAGTTGTCTTAGTGTTCTAGGCTTTAGGATGCATTTGTATTTATACGATTGGTATCAGATCAATTGTTTCTCTTGCTTGCTATCTTCACGTCACAACAAAGATGCATTGGTTTTTTAGCTCACATTCTTTCCAATCCATTTGGATTGTGGGTGTCAGTATATTTCTCGTATTGGGAATAGtcttttttaaattttcaaaaaaaaaaaaaagcctggtcttgtatttgaaattataaaagtAGTCTTTCTGTTTCTGATGCTCCCAGCACAATCAAATTCAAAGatctgcaattttttttttttttttttttttgttatggaACCTATTAATCCTTAGCCACGTAATTTTGTCTGAGCATTCATCAGCTTCCTTAGATATTGTGCAGGTATATTCATTTCGTTAAAGGGTACTTCAGACCAACACTCACAAAGGAGGCTGAAAAGGTTATCTCAAGTTATTATCAACTTCAAAGAAGATCTGGGACTGATAATGCAGGTTCTTTTACATTAAAGTCCTTTTTGGCTAAAACactgtttctctctctctctctctctctctctctctcactatgTGCTTATATGCCAATTTGAATTGCAGCAGGGACAACTGTTCGCATGCTGGAAAGTTTGATACGCCTTGCTCAAGGTGTGTTATGTTTGTATTGATTATCTATGTTAGTTCCTTGGGAATTTGACACAATCCGTATTGCAGCACATGCAAGACTTATGTTCAGAAATGAGGTCAGTAGGTTAGATGCTATCATGGCAATTTTATGCATTGAATCATCCATGACGACTTCAGCCATTGTGGACAGCGTTGGGAATGCCCTGCACTCCAATTTCACAGAAAACCCTGATCAGGAATGTATCCTATACTATTTTCAGCACATTTATAACCATCTACATACTTGCACACTGCATTCAATGACTGGTATTCAAACATTCATGTGGGAATCTGTCATAAATACATGCTCATGCAAATATAAAATACTTGGGCTGGTCTACTGAGCACGATTGGGCATGAATTGGTTATGGTATGGCCTTTTGCTCAAACAGCAGTTTTGCCATCATCATGGGTTAGGTCTGTCGTTTTGATGAGCTGCTATATTTGCCAGAATTGAGACTTCGCTTTGCCTAGATGCTCAGCTCAAAACTTTGGTAAAGATTCTTATGTAATGCTTATCTCAAAATAatgttttttataaaattaattttatttcataactTGAGCAACTGTTTGTCTACGATAAAGATGCTCCTCATTTGCCTTTTACAAGGCAGATTTTATGTGGTTCTAGCTGCATAGTAAAACAAGTACTCTTAACAATTAAGAATAAGAATTGCTAGTCCATTTCACTGTCAGCATGCATAATCATGTCATCTGCATAGCCTGAACGGGCTTGAAATGAATCATTTTTTAATCTTAACTACATATAATACCATAGATACCAAGCAAGAAAGGCTCATCCTTGAAAAGCTGAAATCGATTGATGAATTTTCTGACATGCACAGCATAGAAGAATTGTCCAGATGAGAAGACAGAAAGCAAAAGCATCTCAGCGAATGGAATTAAAAGATTATCAGGCAGTTCATGACCGCGAGTATATATCCACAATCTGTACCACTTTGTTATTGAAAAGAAAAATCCCGAGTTACTACCATTTTTCTTTCTCTAGCTTACACAACTATCTTGCCGATTGAGTATTATCTACTGGCAATGAATTTGTTAAATTTGATATCATGTACAGtataaatattgattttaatatttagttcAGCAGGCATTGTATTTGTAGTTTCACATGGTTTATGTACAAAGCTACCTTGGATATATGCGTCTTATGTTTTTGGTGTggtgaatccgcaagtatacgggtcgtctcaagtaataaagtgatgaatcaagtatcgttcccacgaggatttgccgtttgagtaccaaactatgaatgaagcgattatttgggctaataatTAATGAATgattggtaaatgtaaatgagcgaagtaaattgattaatctaattggaatatgtaaagagcaagcaaataaattctaaatctagtttgcaattaaactaaattaataatgggtaatttaaatgaaagtctaattatgttaaaagtgacTCCAgaattgggggtttatgcataaattaattgggatttgtcttgggcattccaatttttagggaaaaatagagtttgaaggtgattaattctaaattcctttgatttctttttcaagcaaatcaaagtgtgttctaaaataaccaaacctactttcgtatgttatttgattactctaaaacccattaagttttgtaaccaatcattaatccctcttaaaatcctagtttatttctaatctaagtgattttaagttcctattcttgattatctatcaatgactttcacctttcggtccttcaatcaaagattaacacaatacccaatggctACCAACATTAGGTGAGTAAATTAAGCACACaaggaaagaatcaaaactcatatttatgtaaaataaggaaatacccagtccaaatccacaaattaatctaaaacatatttcccaactctgaaatctaaagagtttactcactcatgatggtatttacaagaaagattgatggaaaagtaaagaaaaacatgataagaggactaaaatagaaaaacctaggtagaagaaccaaaatctctggtttctggagcttcaaaactggtgcagcagctcctccccaagaaaaaatggcgtctcctctctctctctctattaaattttctttcctttttgtttttcctccctttcctcttgtggcaaaaattaggaaatgatgaatttatatcgtcccaaaaagctgccctaaaagtaaataagagccaaggagtggataggaaatgaggtgtaaaattatccaagtcagcagcatttttcatgttctgggcagtctgcttagggttcggcttaaccctaagcagcttcttagcaaatttcagcttctggtcgcactgtctgcttaaggttaagcagactctcagcaaatctcggcagacttagagtaaaatagacttttctgctcatacttgacttgtgctgcaccttaagcactgccgctttaccctaagcaggatcttaagcaaagtctcaagtaaatttcggctaacttgctctttcaaggcttgatttcttcaactttcctctatgctcaaaggactccaaatttcttcaaatcacttcctaatgcactcattgatcttcgatttgctacaaaatcctatcaaaaacaacaaaattacgaaaatcaaatataaagtatctaaagttaacaaataagataaaataaagctaaaaacataaaatacactaaaatataaTGGCAAAATGGatacaaaactaccctaaaatgcctatatgaaatgagtataacaaattcccccaaactcaaatctttgcttgtcctcaagcaaattcaaaacaattaatacaatttgaggtaccttaccttaaatttatgaaaattacttatccaaacacTTTTAGCCACCAACACACCATACTACCCACTTTCAAggtacaaagaattcaatccttaccaaagttatcattgcttagccttgggtcaattatccatatcatcaagcccaaaccaattaatcacaaagaataatcatgcctaaatagactatagggtaatccataaactaaagtgtctcaaataataaTGGAAGgaaatgaatggattaatgatatcacaaccccataggcaattctcctattccaatctccactaatgtagcaaaacatcatcaaaagatcaaaaggactttaaagggttgtaatggggccaagggggtgataatgtggctaacaaggaaaggataaaggtaacaaaatatgagaatgattaaattattaaaagatcaagacacaaatttttttttttttttgaatcaaatgggggaaggaactttacaactattcaccaatgctatcatataattttgaagcttttacagggactacataaataacattgactttgaattataattgtccctttcaatttacccccaaactcatttctttgtgtacttgggtggtgaattactttacataccataattgaatttgctagctttttttttttttttttttttgaagtgtatctatcactcaaagaattattctcatggagggtaggtaagtgtttgggtttatggctaggcattaatgtgggttccaaaggaataagagggataaatgtaggctcaaattggttccaaagggaaatttttaagtgaggtcggctaaggctaaaatatgggtttaaaattcaaagaatgcctagatcatttctttttcaagtgcatgctatgatttcgccttgaaaggtttagaaagattgttctaggattggtgagacatcaattagctacttctcaccctagagttttctctcagcactcaaagtcaatgcaattgattgggtggcccttggctaagaagatataaactaaagcaagaatctaataactttgcacctatctagaactttcaatccatcaaacccttctaaaagtaagcttaattgctcttcaaagcaactctcaatcctctaagggTAAGGCAGAAATTTATTATCctaaaatgaatgtataaatcaaattaaaactaagtgtaatctatatgaaaactatatgcaaatgtatgtatatgagtatagacatgtgtgtgatatatgtataagtgtatggattatctatgTATGGATGAAtgtaatgcaataaatgaatgaatgaaaatttaaaaaaaaaaaatttaaaaaattttgcaaGAATTTTGCCCtcatcccccaaactcaaatgaaacattgtcctcaatgtctaaaatgaatgcaaagatgggcaaaatgtgtgaactaatcaattaatgaaatatatacaattggggattaaatcaatataagctcaagaattccaaaattagctcaaaatgatattaacaatgaagctttagagagaaaaatgagaaaaagtatcctaaatgtatgaatttacactgcttaagatgttgcttaacctgttgcgcaggttaaagcgaaagcataagcattggcaacaaACCATAAGCATAAATAGTAAAAGGATAAGCTGTTCCCTCCAAATGATGTGAAACAGATGCGGCTCAAAgaaaattgtgcaactcatcaatgtcaacaaaattaggattgaagaaaagataaagtgcaaaaataatgtgtaagaagatgaaaaagtgtaaagaaataagatctaacagttaaatcaagaattaaaccaaaaagcaGCCACAGAATAACTATGTCCATAGCAGAAGATAAAATAAAGTAAAGTAAACTAAATGAAAGAAGTGCaaatataatcataaaaactaattaccaaagtattacaactattactaaggtttgaagattaaaataaacagattacaaaataaacctaaaacagaaACTAAAATAAACTAGTATTAAACTACTGCTACTATTTAAACTCTGCTGTCAAGGCTTGGTTGCTGTATCAGGGTCTGCTACAGGTCCTGCAGTAGGTTCAttgtgatctgaagcttcagaagcagtttccaaattctctgtgaggtctttcatttcttgaagcatgtcttggccccaatgatataaattgttataagattgggccaatttgttGTAGAACTCCAGCATTTGAAGTTGTTGctgcttctgtttctttttaagagatgaaaatatctttttaagtttcttttctagcttcttcttttggttgaCCTGCTGCTGACCCATGGTATCAATTTTGACTTCTAAGCTCTTCAAGGTAGCAAGGATATCTATGGTATCAGGTGAGGGAacagatggttggacagtgaaacttgctattttggattccaaggatcttaaGAGGGACAAAATATCTGCGGAAAACTGCGGGGCAGTGGTTGTTTGGGGTTCTGCTGGTGCAAAGGTAGTGGGGTCTGCAGTACCACTGGCTTCAGGATGCTGCTGTAACAAAGCATAGGTATGTCCTactttctcacaaacatccatgTGTAGCAACATTATGCTGTCTATATATGATTCACCAGAAACTGGCAGCAGcttatatagactagcatcaaagctaaatgagtttACTATGGCAGTTATATATCCTCTAAAAACTATACTACCTTTGGTATGCTTTGTGACAATTTAAtgccaatgagtagctaggaaatggactgtgcttacttgttttctctccttcatgcaccacaggaaaaataaatctccagcacccacaatgctgttactgtgtccccttcctaaaacagtgcaagaaatgaacctatggaggtatttcaacacatgatcaactatcctagaggcttttgcagtcctctgtCTATAATAACCCCCAAAAGGTGCAATGTCTTTTCAGAATTGAACAGGGTCATAAATAGTTTGTTGCCACTCAATATTTTTATAGCCCgaatcctgaaaaccaaaaattgcattcatagcatccatgtctaactccctatcaatgccagcacatcgaaaatatatcACATTCTTATGCTCAGGTACTGTTggtttgaaattcagccttaaggaactcaaaaattccaaggtcaaatccttgtacactggttccctaatccTAGCAAATTTAGTCCAGTTTACAGCATCTAAATAGGCAAATATagagtcataaatgcctaattcttttaaaatctgctcatccatatatttgtttGCCAAAATAGGTTTAGAAGCTAAACTGTCATaagcatttttcatatccatgtCTCTAAAAGCCCATGGTAATGGAGAAAGTACCTCCTCTATATCATTAGCAGATGACGTAGGTGCTGCTAGAGAGTTTAAGGGTGACTGAGATACAGGGGTTTGGACCGCTGGTGGTGGAATTTGCGAGGAGGATCTAGTT includes:
- the LOC131173156 gene encoding probable DNA helicase MCM9, which gives rise to MLEAGALVLADGGLCCIDEFDSMREHDRATIHEAMEQQTISVGKAGLVTTLSTRTIVFGATNPKGQYDPDQTLSVNTALSGPLLSRFDIVLVLLDTKNPEWDAVVSSHILADEESDKGDHNDDLANIWTLAMLRRYIHFVKGYFRPTLTKEAEKVISSYYQLQRRSGTDNAGSFTLKSFLAKTLFLSLSLSLSLSLCAYMPI